From the Amycolatopsis thermoflava N1165 genome, one window contains:
- a CDS encoding NUDIX domain-containing protein: MRFHRLAPASRAHRSHGGVEDGEFPLEALRKELLEETGFVLDGGLPPHVWRREAPAPPELTSHHAVADDARGIHTAVPGGAILMRHNRIRSSSSSMTARIPCRTRIGSG; encoded by the coding sequence TTGCGCTTCCACCGACTCGCACCGGCTTCGCGGGCACACCGGTCTCACGGCGGCGTCGAGGACGGCGAGTTCCCGCTGGAAGCGCTGCGCAAGGAGCTGCTCGAAGAGACCGGCTTCGTGCTCGACGGCGGCCTGCCGCCGCACGTGTGGCGTCGGGAAGCGCCCGCGCCGCCGGAGCTGACCAGCCACCACGCGGTCGCCGACGACGCCCGGGGGATCCACACGGCCGTGCCCGGCGGGGCGATCCTCATGCGGCACAACAGGATCCGGTCGTCGTCGTCCAGCATGACCGCCCGCATCCCGTGCCGCACCCGCATCGGGTCAGGATAG
- a CDS encoding VOC family protein encodes MTNQMIFVNLPVADLDRAKKFWSDLGYEFNAQFTDENAACLVFSDTIYAMLLRHDFFTTFTDKQIIDSAKSTEVLLALSAESREAVDTLVDKAVAAGGRETRDPMDQGFMYQRVFEDPDGHNWEIIWMDPSQVDG; translated from the coding sequence ATGACGAATCAGATGATCTTCGTGAACCTGCCCGTCGCCGACCTGGACCGGGCCAAGAAGTTCTGGTCCGACCTGGGGTACGAGTTCAACGCGCAGTTCACCGACGAGAACGCGGCCTGCCTGGTGTTCAGCGACACGATCTACGCGATGCTGCTGAGACACGACTTCTTCACGACCTTCACCGACAAGCAGATCATCGACAGCGCCAAGTCCACCGAGGTGCTGCTGGCCCTGTCCGCCGAGAGCCGGGAGGCCGTGGACACCCTGGTGGACAAGGCGGTCGCCGCGGGCGGGCGGGAGACCCGCGACCCGATGGACCAGGGGTTCATGTACCAGCGCGTGTTCGAGGACCCGGACGGTCACAACTGGGAGATCATCTGGATGGACCCGTCCCAGGTCGACGGCTGA
- a CDS encoding haloacid dehalogenase type II yields the protein MSDFDAGAIRVIACDIFGTTVDWYSGVRDQVAPVFAAAGIDVDAGEFTSAWRDRYLPSMRRVQDGSRDWAVLDTLHRESLDALLDEHGVSLGEDDRRRLVRAWHRLPAWPDATAGLARLRSRHVVAALSNGGFALLTHLVKDAALPFDCILSAELARDYKPSATVYRTAAGLLDVAPGEVLMVAAHAWDLAGARSAGLRTAFLERPAEKGPHRQADRPGDFPADLVAADFPELAGLLGC from the coding sequence CGACGCCGGTGCGATCCGGGTGATCGCGTGCGACATCTTCGGCACCACGGTGGACTGGTACAGCGGCGTGCGCGACCAGGTCGCGCCGGTCTTCGCCGCGGCCGGGATCGACGTGGACGCGGGCGAGTTCACCTCCGCGTGGCGGGACAGGTACCTGCCCTCGATGCGCCGAGTGCAGGACGGCTCGCGGGACTGGGCCGTCCTGGACACGCTGCACCGCGAGTCGCTGGACGCGCTGCTCGACGAGCACGGCGTGTCCCTCGGCGAGGACGACCGGCGCCGGCTGGTGCGCGCCTGGCACCGGCTGCCCGCGTGGCCGGACGCCACGGCGGGCCTGGCGCGGCTGCGCTCCCGGCACGTCGTGGCGGCGCTGTCGAACGGCGGGTTCGCGCTGCTCACCCACCTGGTGAAGGACGCCGCCCTGCCGTTCGACTGCATCCTGTCCGCCGAGCTGGCCCGCGACTACAAGCCGTCCGCGACGGTGTACCGGACCGCGGCCGGCCTGCTGGACGTAGCGCCCGGCGAGGTGCTGATGGTCGCCGCGCACGCCTGGGACCTGGCGGGGGCACGGTCGGCCGGCCTGCGCACCGCGTTCCTGGAGCGGCCCGCCGAGAAGGGCCCGCACCGCCAGGCCGACCGGCCCGGGGACTTCCCCGCCGATCTCGTCGCGGCGGACTTCCCGGAGCTGGCCGGCCTGCTGGGCTGCTGA